A region of uncultured Anaeromusa sp. DNA encodes the following proteins:
- a CDS encoding MFS transporter produces MKIVSKDNNWLERVKQLEKKRKWIWLCAAVTFLAAYFHRTVTGVVADSLMRDFSIAQASELGILSSIYFYTYAAMQIPSGILADRYGPRLVISTSIVVAAFGAAIIGWSESLNSLYIGRFLASLGVSVVYVNVVKLQAEWFRMREFATMLGLLTLVGNGGSLLSATPLAVLVESAGWRSAFFLVAVYSLLMASLCWVVIRNHPKEEGLPSMAEVATQEFGGSMVSPVSPAKNNLMVGLVTVLRNRHTWTPFLASVAVFGVYMAISGIWAVPYFMQVLHMSRVEAANQVLLMFLGNMVGAPLVGYFSDRFGRRRCPYVVTTILFLAALICLTLGGTQIPLWLLSLLCFSFGIGVSGVSVAVVCAKEVNQPHLTGISAGIVNSAPFLGAALLQPAFGWVLDQFWQGTVELGVKIYTAEAYQNAFGMCAIVLLFGLGATLLIKETYGKQIKL; encoded by the coding sequence GTGAAAATAGTGAGTAAAGATAATAACTGGTTAGAACGGGTAAAACAGTTAGAGAAAAAACGAAAATGGATTTGGCTATGCGCAGCAGTAACCTTTTTAGCAGCGTATTTTCATAGAACGGTGACTGGGGTTGTTGCCGATAGCCTGATGCGCGATTTTTCTATTGCTCAAGCTTCTGAATTAGGCATACTGTCTTCCATTTATTTTTATACCTATGCAGCGATGCAGATTCCATCTGGCATTCTAGCAGATCGTTACGGACCACGTTTAGTTATCAGTACATCTATCGTAGTCGCAGCGTTTGGGGCAGCAATTATCGGCTGGTCGGAAAGTTTGAACAGCCTTTATATAGGTCGCTTTTTAGCAAGCCTAGGCGTGAGTGTGGTGTACGTCAATGTAGTCAAGCTGCAAGCAGAGTGGTTTCGGATGAGGGAATTTGCGACGATGTTAGGCCTGCTGACTCTTGTGGGGAATGGAGGCTCGTTATTGTCGGCTACACCCTTGGCGGTATTGGTCGAATCGGCTGGCTGGCGGTCTGCATTTTTTTTGGTCGCCGTATATTCATTACTTATGGCAAGCTTGTGCTGGGTTGTTATTCGCAACCACCCCAAGGAAGAGGGCCTTCCTTCAATGGCGGAAGTTGCAACACAAGAATTTGGCGGCTCTATGGTTAGTCCTGTTTCTCCAGCGAAAAACAACTTGATGGTAGGGCTGGTTACCGTATTGCGCAATCGGCATACGTGGACACCCTTTTTAGCATCAGTTGCCGTATTTGGCGTATACATGGCGATTAGTGGGATATGGGCAGTACCGTATTTTATGCAAGTTTTGCATATGTCTCGTGTGGAAGCAGCGAATCAAGTGCTGCTCATGTTTCTGGGGAACATGGTCGGAGCTCCTCTTGTGGGCTATTTTTCAGATCGTTTTGGGCGACGGCGTTGCCCGTATGTAGTGACGACTATCTTGTTTTTAGCAGCTTTGATCTGCTTGACGCTAGGAGGAACGCAAATACCTTTATGGCTATTATCGCTACTTTGTTTCTCTTTTGGCATCGGAGTATCCGGTGTATCTGTAGCTGTTGTGTGTGCCAAAGAAGTCAATCAACCACATTTGACAGGTATTAGCGCAGGCATAGTAAATTCAGCGCCTTTTCTAGGAGCGGCTTTATTGCAACCAGCTTTTGGCTGGGTGCTGGATCAATTCTGGCAGGGAACTGTAGAGCTAGGTGTGAAAATCTATACGGCGGAAGCGTATCAAAATGCATTTGGAATGTGTGCAATTGTTTTGCTTTTTGGCTTAGGGGCAACTTTATTAATTAAAGAGACCTATGGCAAGCAAATTAAGCTCTAA
- a CDS encoding RidA family protein: MKEIINTKKAPGAIGPYSQAVKANGFVFISGQLPINPETGAFPEGGVKEQTRQSLENLQAILAADKLAFSDVVRTGVFLKDMEDFAAMNEVYGEFFTEKFPARVCVEVARLPKDALVEIEVTAVSR; encoded by the coding sequence ATGAAGGAAATTATCAATACGAAAAAAGCGCCAGGCGCGATCGGCCCGTATTCACAAGCCGTAAAAGCCAATGGATTTGTTTTTATTTCAGGGCAATTGCCGATTAACCCGGAAACAGGAGCGTTTCCCGAGGGCGGCGTCAAGGAGCAGACAAGACAGTCGCTGGAGAATTTGCAAGCAATTTTGGCGGCAGACAAACTAGCGTTTTCCGATGTTGTTCGTACTGGAGTTTTTCTAAAGGACATGGAAGACTTTGCTGCTATGAATGAAGTGTATGGAGAGTTTTTTACAGAAAAGTTTCCAGCTCGTGTGTGTGTAGAGGTTGCGCGGCTTCCGAAAGACGCTCTTGTTGAAATTGAAGTAACAGCAGTATCCAGATAA
- a CDS encoding MalY/PatB family protein: MQHNFDELIERRGTECKKWNTYANDVIPMWIADTDFKCPQPVIDAMVKRAEHGIFGYPTNLDTFEKSIVNWQKKRFGWDVQTEWVEYTPAVIPAIVYAMYAFTNPGDNVVIQMPAYHPFHAIIPDNGRHILGNPLILREDGSYDVDFENLEELLKKRKTTMFLLCSPHNPTGKCFTREELTKMSELCLKYNVFVVSDEIHSDIVYSGNKHIPYGSLSQAAADNCVVCVNPSKTFNIAGVRTGAVIIPNRNNHDLFYAPLESLKAYGRTIFGTLPIEVSYNDCDYYADQLLEYLEGNRKYLKEFLETRVPKIKMGNPQATYLMWLNCKALNLEPKELQQFFLQKAKVAMNEGSTFGPGGAGFMRMNIACPRSRLVEALERIEKAVNQL; encoded by the coding sequence ATGCAGCATAATTTTGATGAACTCATTGAACGCAGAGGCACCGAATGTAAAAAATGGAATACCTATGCCAATGATGTAATTCCTATGTGGATTGCTGACACAGATTTTAAATGCCCGCAGCCTGTTATTGATGCGATGGTAAAACGTGCCGAACATGGTATTTTCGGGTATCCTACTAACCTGGATACTTTTGAAAAATCTATCGTAAACTGGCAGAAGAAACGCTTTGGCTGGGATGTTCAAACCGAATGGGTAGAATATACGCCTGCGGTAATTCCGGCCATTGTATATGCTATGTATGCTTTCACGAATCCGGGTGATAATGTTGTTATTCAGATGCCTGCATATCATCCTTTTCATGCGATCATCCCGGATAATGGGAGGCATATTCTTGGCAATCCGTTGATCCTGCGGGAAGATGGAAGCTATGATGTGGATTTTGAAAATTTAGAAGAACTGCTCAAAAAGAGGAAAACTACGATGTTCCTTTTGTGCAGCCCACACAACCCGACGGGCAAGTGCTTTACCAGAGAAGAGCTGACGAAGATGTCCGAGCTTTGCTTGAAGTACAATGTATTTGTTGTTTCCGATGAAATTCACTCTGATATCGTCTATAGCGGGAATAAACATATCCCGTATGGCAGCCTGTCTCAAGCAGCAGCGGATAACTGCGTTGTTTGCGTGAATCCAAGTAAGACCTTTAATATTGCAGGCGTACGTACGGGCGCAGTCATCATTCCCAACCGGAACAATCATGACTTGTTTTATGCTCCCTTGGAAAGCCTTAAAGCGTATGGACGTACTATTTTTGGAACGCTTCCCATCGAAGTGAGCTATAACGATTGTGATTATTATGCGGATCAGTTGTTGGAGTATCTGGAAGGCAATCGGAAGTATCTGAAAGAATTTTTGGAGACCAGAGTACCCAAAATTAAAATGGGAAATCCGCAGGCAACGTATCTAATGTGGCTTAATTGCAAAGCGTTAAACTTGGAGCCAAAAGAATTGCAGCAATTCTTCCTGCAAAAAGCAAAGGTTGCAATGAATGAAGGTTCTACCTTTGGGCCTGGCGGGGCTGGATTTATGCGGATGAATATTGCCTGCCCGCGCTCTAGATTGGTAGAAGCGCTGGAACGAATCGAAAAAGCAGTCAACCAACTATAA
- a CDS encoding DUF1847 domain-containing protein — protein sequence MKCAKCTHKKCYLEGQNCTKRTVEEVKEAYTGERLEIMKAAACTEGRFYNNLTRLEETAEFCKIMGYKKIGMAFCIGLNKEAKVIEEFFSKSFEVYSVCCKVCGVAKENLGLEQIKAGARETMCNPVMQAKELAANEVEFCVSVGLCVGHDSLFNSAATVPVTCLVAKDRVLAHNPLGAVYSRYWRKKLGIAIENEV from the coding sequence GTGAAATGTGCAAAATGTACTCACAAAAAATGCTATTTGGAAGGGCAGAATTGTACGAAACGTACGGTGGAGGAAGTAAAAGAAGCCTATACAGGCGAGCGCTTGGAAATCATGAAGGCGGCAGCCTGTACCGAAGGACGCTTCTATAATAATTTGACGCGTTTAGAAGAGACCGCAGAGTTTTGCAAGATCATGGGGTATAAAAAAATAGGCATGGCGTTCTGCATCGGCTTAAACAAGGAAGCCAAGGTGATAGAAGAATTCTTTTCAAAATCCTTTGAAGTCTACTCGGTTTGCTGTAAAGTCTGCGGAGTTGCAAAAGAAAACCTTGGTTTAGAACAAATTAAAGCAGGCGCTAGAGAGACCATGTGCAACCCGGTTATGCAAGCAAAGGAGTTAGCCGCTAACGAAGTAGAATTTTGCGTGAGTGTGGGCCTGTGTGTGGGGCATGACTCTTTGTTTAATAGCGCTGCTACCGTGCCGGTAACGTGCTTGGTTGCCAAGGATCGGGTTTTAGCGCACAATCCCTTAGGCGCGGTATATTCGCGGTATTGGAGAAAGAAACTAGGGATTGCTATAGAAAACGAAGTATAA
- the dcuC gene encoding C4-dicarboxylate transporter DcuC yields MEIVITLLVVAWVIFMILKKFYPQAVLLIAGMVLLVFACVLGHGPLLEGKQSSGSAFLDVFNTISVLLSSRVAGLGLMIMSIAGFAKYMEYIGASKSLFALVSTPIKYIKSPYVLLVFSFFISQFLVLFIPSHAGLGLLLMVMLYPILIRAGVSKLSALGVIGCAQYMDVGPGSGNAILAANVCKMEPAVYFVDYQLPIFITTTLILGVTHFFVQKWWDKKEGFSGQEEFVEESGAEENRPPLIYAVLPIIPMVLILGFSPLFHSKVKMDVVTAMFLSTFISMVFEYIRTKEYRTVLKSLQNLYDGMGQSFATVVSLIVAGEVFAAGLTKIGAVDFMTNGAQNLGLGIELLIIFFCLVIAGCAFLMGSGNAAFFSFAALAPKIASSLHIDVITLVLPMQIMTSFGRVVSPITAAIVAIAGVAGVSPVQVVKRTAIPMAVAAIVNIVFIFIHA; encoded by the coding sequence ATGGAAATTGTAATTACATTATTAGTAGTTGCATGGGTTATCTTTATGATTTTGAAAAAGTTTTATCCGCAAGCGGTCTTGTTGATTGCGGGAATGGTGCTGTTGGTTTTCGCGTGTGTTTTGGGTCATGGTCCGTTGTTAGAAGGCAAGCAATCTTCCGGGTCTGCCTTTCTTGACGTGTTTAATACCATCAGCGTTTTACTGAGTTCTCGGGTAGCTGGTTTAGGGCTTATGATTATGTCGATTGCCGGTTTTGCAAAATATATGGAATATATAGGCGCCAGCAAGTCGTTGTTTGCATTGGTCTCGACGCCGATCAAATATATCAAATCGCCATATGTTCTTTTGGTCTTTAGTTTCTTTATCAGTCAGTTTTTGGTTCTCTTCATCCCAAGCCATGCTGGTCTAGGGCTGTTGCTGATGGTGATGCTGTATCCAATCCTTATCCGGGCAGGGGTCAGCAAACTATCGGCATTAGGGGTCATTGGCTGTGCGCAATACATGGATGTCGGTCCTGGCTCAGGGAATGCGATTTTAGCTGCCAATGTATGCAAAATGGAGCCTGCGGTTTACTTTGTAGATTATCAGTTGCCTATTTTTATTACAACGACGTTGATTTTGGGAGTTACGCATTTCTTTGTACAGAAGTGGTGGGATAAGAAGGAAGGCTTTTCCGGGCAAGAAGAGTTTGTGGAAGAGTCTGGAGCAGAAGAAAATCGTCCTCCTCTTATCTATGCGGTATTGCCCATTATTCCAATGGTGCTGATCCTCGGATTTAGCCCTCTTTTTCATAGTAAAGTGAAGATGGATGTGGTTACGGCCATGTTTTTGAGTACCTTTATCAGTATGGTTTTTGAGTATATACGGACCAAAGAATATCGTACTGTGTTGAAAAGCTTGCAAAATTTATATGATGGCATGGGGCAAAGCTTTGCAACGGTAGTAAGCTTAATCGTAGCAGGTGAAGTTTTTGCAGCCGGTTTGACCAAAATTGGCGCGGTCGACTTTATGACAAACGGCGCTCAAAACTTGGGCTTGGGAATCGAGCTGCTGATTATCTTCTTCTGTCTTGTCATTGCAGGGTGTGCTTTCTTAATGGGTTCAGGCAATGCAGCATTCTTTTCTTTTGCAGCGTTGGCTCCAAAGATTGCGTCATCCTTGCATATTGATGTAATTACATTGGTTTTGCCGATGCAGATTATGACTAGTTTTGGACGCGTAGTATCTCCTATCACCGCAGCGATTGTAGCGATTGCCGGTGTTGCAGGCGTATCTCCGGTACAGGTCGTCAAGCGGACGGCTATACCAATGGCTGTAGCGGCCATTGTAAATATAGTATTTATTTTTATTCATGCGTAA
- a CDS encoding FadR/GntR family transcriptional regulator, with protein sequence MFKSLNKINEGNSLYHQVVENIRTLVLEGKLKPGEKLPSERELAEMYGVSRVPVREALKTLEFLGILKSVRGDGVYIQKLQAEDLLGNVAFAVQEDENDLLQELFEARVVIEVKAAQLAAVRRTEEDLEEMLEAVLDMERDLLLNRDASISSYRFHLAITKASHNRVLYRMHENLSSILKLSRKKSLSIQGHGHVALEFHKQLLTEIRNQNADRAGELMMEHLQEASHLVGSEKKQSGKAT encoded by the coding sequence ATGTTCAAAAGCCTAAATAAAATCAATGAGGGAAATAGCCTATACCATCAGGTGGTTGAAAATATTCGTACGTTAGTGCTGGAAGGCAAGCTGAAGCCCGGAGAAAAGCTGCCATCTGAAAGGGAGCTAGCGGAAATGTACGGAGTGAGCCGGGTTCCCGTCCGCGAGGCATTGAAAACGCTAGAGTTTTTAGGGATTTTGAAAAGTGTTCGCGGCGACGGCGTGTATATTCAGAAGCTGCAGGCCGAAGATTTGCTGGGCAATGTTGCCTTTGCCGTGCAAGAAGATGAAAACGATCTTTTACAGGAGTTGTTTGAAGCGCGGGTCGTTATAGAAGTGAAAGCAGCGCAATTAGCAGCAGTAAGACGGACGGAAGAAGATTTGGAGGAGATGCTGGAAGCGGTATTAGATATGGAACGGGATCTGCTGCTGAATCGCGATGCGTCCATTTCTTCTTATCGTTTTCATCTGGCTATTACGAAAGCGTCTCATAATCGCGTTTTGTACAGAATGCATGAGAACCTTTCTAGCATATTAAAGCTTTCCAGGAAAAAGTCTTTGAGCATCCAGGGTCATGGCCATGTTGCCTTGGAATTTCACAAACAGCTGTTAACGGAAATTCGAAATCAGAATGCAGATCGTGCAGGGGAGTTGATGATGGAACATCTTCAAGAAGCAAGTCACTTAGTGGGCAGTGAGAAGAAGCAGAGTGGTAAAGCTACGTAA
- a CDS encoding epoxyqueuosine reductase, with amino-acid sequence MILRDIQNQIDEFVLTNPKNFVGKLETISTTPTSFSRMKIWETPLIGVASAADPLWVALKNPVSVGPQHKSPDEWMPEAKSVISYFLPYTERIRSANRIAEVTATEWLYGRWEGEILNEALRSFIVDMVEKNGGRAIAPIQDQRYEVVDLRSNWSERHVAFIAGLGTFSLSRALITKRGSAGRFGSVIVDFSLEPTQREYSDIYEYCSKCMACARRCPPQAIDKNGKDNQMCRLHIGMEKEKYSPRYGCAKCQAGVPCEAKIPGK; translated from the coding sequence ATGATTTTACGAGATATACAGAATCAAATCGATGAGTTTGTTTTAACAAATCCTAAAAACTTCGTCGGAAAACTGGAAACGATTTCAACAACGCCAACGTCTTTTTCCAGAATGAAAATCTGGGAGACGCCGTTGATTGGTGTTGCCAGCGCAGCCGATCCATTGTGGGTTGCTCTTAAAAATCCTGTTTCCGTCGGACCACAGCATAAGTCTCCGGATGAATGGATGCCAGAAGCTAAATCGGTCATTTCTTACTTTCTTCCGTATACAGAGCGAATTCGCAGTGCGAATCGAATTGCTGAAGTTACCGCGACGGAATGGCTTTATGGACGTTGGGAAGGAGAAATACTTAACGAGGCTCTGCGTTCATTTATTGTGGATATGGTTGAAAAAAACGGAGGCAGGGCCATTGCTCCGATTCAAGACCAACGGTATGAAGTGGTGGACCTGCGTAGTAATTGGTCGGAGCGGCATGTCGCTTTTATCGCAGGGCTTGGCACGTTTAGCCTTAGTCGAGCTCTCATTACTAAACGAGGCTCGGCGGGGCGATTCGGCAGTGTGATCGTTGATTTTTCGTTAGAGCCGACACAACGGGAGTATAGCGATATTTACGAGTATTGCTCAAAGTGTATGGCGTGCGCTAGAAGATGTCCGCCTCAAGCGATCGATAAAAACGGAAAAGATAATCAAATGTGCAGACTTCATATCGGGATGGAAAAAGAAAAATATAGTCCCCGATATGGCTGTGCAAAATGTCAAGCGGGAGTACCTTGTGAGGCAAAGATACCAGGGAAATGA
- a CDS encoding prolyl oligopeptidase family serine peptidase, with translation MKKSIGVIVFLVSLIASYFIFNLFQGDEQRITQGETVPTHSTSAFEMIEPSERFVERKGVFTCNNQKMQYLLIFPARYTQTTTNWPLILFLHGSSLRGDNLELVKEYGPTWVAEQRNDFPFVVLAPQCPANEDWADKLDNLAALLDDVLKKYRIDPDRVYLTGTSLGGRGTWYLASKHPEYFAAIAPLAAATPAIPTNWNKQMISMPIWAFHGEKDTIAPLKKDEAMVDALRKQGGTPRFTILPNEGHLIAGVYKNEELYHWFLSNQRQYR, from the coding sequence TTGAAGAAAAGTATAGGTGTCATTGTTTTTCTAGTCAGTTTAATAGCAAGCTATTTTATCTTTAATCTTTTTCAGGGAGACGAACAAAGGATTACCCAGGGAGAGACCGTGCCGACACATTCAACCAGTGCCTTTGAAATGATTGAACCGTCAGAGCGGTTTGTAGAAAGAAAAGGCGTTTTTACATGCAATAATCAGAAGATGCAGTATCTGCTTATATTCCCCGCGCGATACACCCAAACAACAACCAACTGGCCACTGATTTTATTTTTACATGGCAGCTCGCTTCGTGGAGATAATTTAGAGCTAGTAAAAGAATATGGGCCAACCTGGGTTGCAGAACAAAGAAACGATTTCCCGTTTGTGGTTTTGGCTCCTCAATGTCCCGCCAATGAAGATTGGGCAGATAAGCTGGATAATTTGGCTGCGCTGCTTGATGATGTTTTGAAAAAATATCGTATCGACCCGGATCGAGTGTACTTAACCGGAACGAGTCTTGGAGGCAGAGGTACATGGTATTTGGCTTCCAAGCATCCGGAGTATTTTGCAGCGATAGCCCCTCTGGCAGCTGCCACTCCAGCAATCCCTACTAATTGGAATAAGCAAATGATTTCTATGCCAATATGGGCGTTTCATGGGGAAAAAGATACGATAGCGCCATTGAAAAAGGACGAAGCAATGGTTGACGCATTGCGTAAGCAGGGAGGAACACCTCGTTTTACGATTTTGCCTAATGAGGGACATCTCATTGCCGGAGTGTATAAGAATGAAGAATTATACCATTGGTTCCTTAGTAATCAGCGACAATATAGATAA
- a CDS encoding DUF1003 domain-containing protein — translation MSDLKGPIEKYDHSGHVIKNVNLEFREKLTIGQRVADWIARVVGSWPFIIYQSITIGVWIGFNIFLAYNLSVDETFFKAWDPYPFILLNLVLSFQAAYTGPVVMMSQNRSIEKDRIAADIDYQINRKAEEEIKVIMAHLVHQDKLIMMLLEKLEVDKTKFDN, via the coding sequence ATGTCTGATCTAAAAGGGCCGATCGAAAAGTATGACCATAGTGGGCATGTGATTAAAAACGTTAATCTTGAATTTCGTGAAAAGTTAACTATAGGTCAGCGTGTAGCCGACTGGATTGCTAGAGTCGTTGGGAGTTGGCCTTTTATAATTTACCAGAGCATCACTATTGGCGTTTGGATCGGTTTCAATATTTTTTTAGCGTATAATCTTTCTGTTGATGAAACCTTTTTTAAAGCTTGGGATCCATATCCTTTTATACTTCTTAACCTTGTGCTTAGTTTTCAGGCTGCTTATACTGGACCGGTAGTTATGATGAGTCAAAACCGAAGTATTGAAAAAGATAGAATCGCTGCGGATATCGATTATCAGATTAATCGCAAGGCGGAGGAAGAAATAAAGGTAATAATGGCTCATCTTGTTCACCAGGACAAATTAATAATGATGCTTTTAGAAAAATTGGAAGTAGACAAAACAAAGTTTGATAATTGA
- the ftsH gene encoding ATP-dependent zinc metalloprotease FtsH: MEEKKAPKKTVFYYYAVTLLIMLVLNLLIFPVFFRPQVTLVDYGAFLTQIKSGVVTLVEIQDNQINFVAKDGAGKEVSYVTGRIADPELVNRLYNAGVVFSQDIPKEKSPLVTLIFTWILPLIIFIVVGQFVARQLQKRMGGGINAMTFGKSNAKIYAQSETGKSFADVAGQDEAKEALVEIIDFLHNPGKYAEIGASLPKGALLVGPPGTGKTLLAQAVAGEANVPFFSISGSEFVEMFVGMGAAKVRDMFKQANEKAPCIIFIDEIDTIGKRRDNRGFNSNDEREQTLDQLLTEMDGFDGKKGVVILAATNRPEILDKALLRPGRFDRRIPVELPDLAGREAILLVHARKVKMEPDINFNEVARATSGASGAELANIINESALRAVKYGRKFVSQNDLEESVEVIIAGYQRRSAVIPPKEKEIIAYHEIGHALVAAKQSESAQVHKITIIPRTSGTLGYTMQIEEGEHVLISKEEAFNKITTCTGGRAAEELAFGTFTSGAANDIKQATSIARAMVTRLGMSKNFDMMALESIENQYLGGDSLLTCSSETASKVDIEVLEIIKQAHDKATSILNENVDKLHELARYLLEKETITGEEFVNKLKEKNQSV; this comes from the coding sequence ATGGAAGAGAAAAAAGCGCCGAAAAAGACAGTGTTCTATTATTATGCAGTTACTTTGCTGATAATGTTAGTGCTGAATCTTTTGATTTTCCCTGTGTTTTTTAGGCCGCAGGTCACGTTGGTGGATTATGGCGCTTTTCTAACGCAAATAAAAAGCGGTGTGGTCACGTTAGTGGAAATTCAGGATAACCAAATTAATTTTGTGGCTAAAGACGGAGCTGGCAAAGAGGTATCTTATGTTACTGGACGCATAGCCGATCCAGAATTGGTTAATCGGCTTTATAATGCAGGGGTGGTTTTTTCTCAGGATATTCCCAAGGAGAAATCTCCTTTAGTTACTTTGATTTTCACGTGGATTTTGCCGCTGATCATTTTTATTGTAGTTGGTCAATTCGTAGCAAGGCAATTGCAAAAACGGATGGGCGGTGGAATTAATGCCATGACCTTTGGTAAGAGCAATGCGAAAATTTATGCTCAATCAGAGACCGGCAAGAGTTTTGCCGATGTAGCAGGGCAAGACGAGGCGAAAGAAGCTCTTGTAGAGATTATTGATTTTTTGCATAATCCGGGGAAATATGCTGAAATTGGCGCGAGCCTTCCTAAAGGCGCCTTGCTTGTCGGACCGCCTGGTACAGGGAAAACGCTATTGGCACAGGCTGTTGCTGGTGAGGCTAACGTTCCTTTTTTCTCTATTTCCGGTTCGGAATTTGTGGAAATGTTTGTTGGCATGGGGGCGGCTAAGGTGCGTGACATGTTTAAACAGGCCAATGAAAAAGCCCCTTGTATTATATTTATCGACGAGATTGATACTATCGGCAAAAGACGTGACAACCGGGGCTTTAACAGTAATGATGAGCGTGAACAGACGCTTGATCAATTGCTTACAGAGATGGATGGGTTTGACGGCAAAAAGGGCGTTGTAATTCTTGCGGCCACCAATCGACCGGAAATTTTGGATAAGGCGCTTCTAAGACCCGGTCGATTTGATCGTCGCATTCCTGTAGAGTTACCGGATCTTGCTGGTCGGGAAGCGATTCTGCTGGTTCATGCCCGAAAAGTTAAGATGGAGCCGGATATTAATTTTAATGAAGTTGCAAGAGCTACTTCTGGCGCTTCCGGTGCGGAACTTGCCAATATTATCAATGAAAGTGCTCTGCGTGCGGTAAAATATGGGCGGAAGTTTGTTAGTCAGAATGATTTGGAAGAAAGTGTGGAAGTTATTATTGCAGGATATCAGCGACGAAGCGCAGTCATTCCACCCAAAGAAAAAGAGATTATTGCCTACCATGAAATTGGACACGCATTGGTTGCAGCAAAACAGTCTGAATCAGCGCAGGTGCATAAAATTACCATAATTCCGCGAACTTCCGGTACTCTCGGCTATACTATGCAGATAGAAGAAGGAGAACATGTTTTAATTAGCAAAGAAGAGGCATTCAATAAGATCACCACTTGTACCGGCGGGCGGGCCGCAGAGGAACTTGCGTTTGGGACCTTTACTTCCGGCGCTGCTAACGATATCAAACAGGCGACAAGCATTGCCAGGGCCATGGTAACTCGGCTCGGTATGAGCAAGAATTTCGATATGATGGCCTTGGAAAGCATTGAAAACCAATATCTTGGCGGTGACTCTTTGCTGACCTGTTCAAGTGAAACGGCATCGAAGGTTGATATAGAGGTGCTGGAGATTATTAAGCAGGCACATGATAAAGCAACTAGTATTTTAAATGAGAATGTTGATAAATTGCATGAGTTGGCTAGATATTTACTGGAAAAAGAAACCATTACAGGCGAAGAATTTGTAAATAAGCTTAAAGAAAAAAATCAAAGTGTGTGA